The following are from one region of the Channa argus isolate prfri chromosome 6, Channa argus male v1.0, whole genome shotgun sequence genome:
- the LOC137129084 gene encoding extracellular calcium-sensing receptor-like produces the protein MDGDYVIGGVFSIHMYMDTVKHNYTTMPEALKCTGRIDSEELGSSRAMIFAIEEINNSTKLLPGIRLGYQIHDSCAAVPMAVKIAFQLTNGLDHVFYTGDNCSRSGMVMAVVGDSGSTPSISMSRIIGSFNIPQVSHFATCACLSNKQQFPSFFRTIPSDQFQAEALAKLVKQFGWTWIGAVHSDSDYGNNGMASFLKAAYKEGICVEYSESFYRTYPRSRIQRVADVIRRSTAIVVVAFASFGDMTLLMEELSHEPSPPPRQWIGSEGWVTDRDMLKYTFCAGAIGFGIPRSVIPGLRDFLLDLSPTKVASSPILAEFWEDAFNCRLEKSAVTDKRLCDGTEDIQQLQTPYTDTSQLRITNMVYKAVYAIAHAIHNAVCQETNSITQCDKLSRIESKQVLIQLKNVNFSQNGYHVSFDANGDPVATYELVNWQKSKSDSLEIVTVGYYDASLSVGQEFHINKNLTWMEGWTQVPASVCSDSCPPGTHKVLQKGKPICCYDCIPCPEGEISNATDLPNCFPCPNEFWPNARRDTCIPKPVEFLSFREVLGIILAAFSVCGAFLSITIAIVFFRHRTSPIVRANNSELSFLLLFSLTLCFLCSLTFIGAPSEWSCMLRHTAFGITFVLCISCVLGKTIVVLMAFKATLPGSNIMKWFGPLQQRMTVVSFTFIQVLICTVWLVVSPPFPMKNLTTYKDRIILECALGSALGFWAVLGYIGLLAVFCFVLAVLARKLPDNFNEAKFITFSMLIFCAVWITFIPAYVSSPGKFTVAVEIFAILASSFGLILCIFAPKCFIILFKPEKNTKKHLMNKSKN, from the exons ATGGATGGTGATTATGTTATTGGGGGTGTTTTTTCAATACACATGTACATGGACACAGTGAAACATAACTACACCACCATGCCTGAGGCACTGAAGTGCACAGGGAG aaTTGACTCAGAGGAATTGGGCTCGTCACGTGCAATGATCTTTGCCATTGAGGAGATCAACAACAGTACAAAGCTCCTTCCAGGCATCAGACTTGGTTATCAGATCCATGACTCATGTGCTGCAGTTCCCATGGCAGTGAAAATAGCATTCCAGCTTACAAATGGCCTGGACCATGTGTTTTATACTGGTGACAATTGCTCCCGATCTGGTATGGTGATGGctgtagttggtgattcaggGTCCACGCCATCCATCAGCATGTCACGCATTATTGGATCCTTTAACATCCCTCAA gtGAGTCATTTTGCCACTTGTGCCTGCTTGTCCAATAAGCAGCAGTTTCCCAGTTTCTTCAGAACCATCCCCAGTGATCAGTTCCAGGCTGAAGCACTGGCCAAGCTGGTGAAACAGTTTGGCTGGACTTGGATAGGTGCTGTCCACTCAGATTCAGACTATGGAAATAATGGCATGGCATCTTTTTTGAAAGCAGCGTACAAAGAGGGAATCTGTGTTGAATACTCTGAGTCATTCTATCGTACTTATCCACGTAGCAGGATCCAGAGAGTGGCTGATGTCATCCGCAG GTCAACAGCTATCGTTGTTGTGGCATTTGCTTCGTTTGGAGATATGACATTACTGATGGAGGAGCTGTCTCATGAACCTTCACCTCCACCTCGTCAGTGGATAGGCAGTGAGGGCTGGGTGACTGACCGAGACATGTTGAAATACACCTTTTGTGCTGGAGCCATTGGATTTGGTATTCCACGATCTGTGATCCCAGGTCTGAGAGACTTCCTTTTGGATCTCTCTCCCACTAAAGTGGCATCTTCCCCGATACTTGCTGAGTTCTGGGAGGATGCATTTAACTGCAGGCtggaaaaaa GTGCCGTTACAGACAAGAGATTGTGTGATGGAACTGAAGACATACAACAGCTCCAGACTCCGTACACTGACACATCTCAGCTCCGCATCACCAACATGGTGTACAAAGCTGTTTATGCAATAGCTCATGCCATTCATAATGCTGTGTGTCAGGAGACAAATTCTATAACTCAGTGTGACAAACTATCCAGGATAGAGTCCAAACAG GTTCTCATTCAgctcaaaaatgtaaatttttccCAAAATGGTTATCATGTGTCATTTGATGCTAACGGGGATCCTGTGGCCACATATGAGCTGGTTAACTGGCAGAAAAGTAAGAGTGACAGCCTTGAGATAGTAACAGTAGGATACTATGATGCATCGCTATCAGTGGGCCAGGAGTTCCATATCAACAAGAACCTCACTTGGATGGAGGGCTGGACACAG GTACCAGCGTCAGTATGCAGTGACAGCTGTCCTCCAGGAACTCATAAagtgctgcagaaaggaaaacccATCTGCTGTTATGACTGTATACCATGTCCTGAAGGAGAGATCAGCAATGCTACAG atctaCCAAATTGTTTCCCATGCCCTAATGAATTTTGGCCTAATGCAAGAAGAGACACTTGCATCCCAAAGCCTGTAGAGTTTCTTTCCTTCCGTGAGGTCCTGGGCATCATACTGGCTGCATTCTCTGTTTGTGGTGCTTTTCTCTCCATTACAATAGCCATTGTATTCTTTCGTCACAGAACCTCCCCAATAGTCAGggccaacaactctgagctgagcttcctgctgctcttctccttgactctgtgTTTCTTATGTTCATTAACTTTCATTGGAGCACCCTCTGAgtggtcctgcatgctgcgccacacagcatttgggatcacctttgtcctctgcatctcttGTGTTCTTGGGAAAACTATAGTTGTGTTAATGGCCTTCAAAGCTACACTTCCAGGTAGTAACATCATGAAATGGTTTGGTCCTCTACAGCAAAGAATGACTGTAGTGTCTTTCACATTCATCCAAGTTCTAATATGTACAGTTTGGTTGGTTGTTAGTCCTCCTTTTCCAATGAAAAACCtcaccacatacaaagatagaaTCATCCTGGAGTGTGCATTAGGTTCAGCTCTTGGATTCTGGGCTGTGCTTGGGTACATAGGTCTActggctgtgttttgctttgtgttagcTGTTCTAGCCCGAAAACTGCctgataattttaatgaagccaagtttatcaccttcagcatgttgatattCTGTGCAGTCTGGATCACCTTTATCCCAGCTtatgtcagctctcctgggaaaTTTACTGTGGCTGTGGAGATATTTGCCATTCTGGCCTCTAGTTTTGGActaatactgtgtatatttgctccaaagtgttttatcatcttATTTAAACCAGAAAAGAACACcaagaaacatttaatgaacaaaagtaaaaactag
- the LOC137128996 gene encoding extracellular calcium-sensing receptor-like, which produces MDGDYVIGGVFSIHSYMDTVKHNYSTMPELLRCTGRINSEELHFSHAMIFAIEEINNSTKLLPGIRLGYQIHDSCASVPMAVKVAFQLTNGLDQVFYTSNNCSKSRMVMAVVGGSASTPSISMSRIIGPFNIPQVSHFATCACLSNKQQYPNFFRTIPSDQFQAEALAKLVKQFGWTWIGAVRSDSDYGNNGMASFLATAHKEGICVEYSESFNRYQPPSRIQRVADVIRRSTAMVIVAFVAFGDMRLLLEELSRELLPPRQWIGSEGWVTHLDVPRFPICRGAIGFGIPQSVIPGLRDFLLDLSPTKVATSPILTEFWEDVFNCRLEKSAVTEKRLCDGTEEIQKLRSPYTDTSQLRITNMVYKAIYAVAHAIHNAVCQETNSTTQCDKLSRMDSKQVLTQLKKVNISQNGYPVSFDANGDPVAAYELVNWQKSKSGSLEIVTVGYYDASLPVGQEFHINKNITWMDERMQVPVSVCSDSCPPGTHKVLQKGKPICCYDCIPCPEGEISNATDSPNCFLCPKEFWPNAERDTCFPKPVEFLSFSEVLGIMLAAFSIGGACLALTIAIVFFHHRTSPIVKANNSELSFLLLFSLTLCFLCSLTFIGAPSEWSCMLRHTAFGITFVLCISCVLGKTIVVLMAFKATLPGSNIMKWFGPLQQRLTVVSFTVIQVLICTIWLVVSPPFPMKNLITYKDRIILECALGSALGFWAVLGYIGLLAVFCFVLAVLARKLPDNFNEAKFITFSMLIFCAVWITFIPAYVSSPGKFTVAVEIFAILASSFGLILCIFAPKCFIILLKPEKNTKKHLMNKNQY; this is translated from the exons ATGGATGGTGACTATGTTATTGGGGGGGTTTTCTCCATACACAGCTACATGGACACAGTGAAACATAACTACAGCACCATGCCTGAGCTTCTGAGGTGCACAGGAAG aattAACTCAGAGGAACTGCACTTCTCACATGCAATGATCTTTGCTATAGAGGAGATTAACAACAGTACAAAGCTGCTGCCAGGCATCAGACTTGGTTATCAGATTCATGACTCGTGCGCCTCAGTTCCAATGGCTGTGAAAGTAGCATTTCAGCTTACAAATGGTCTGGATCAAGTGTTTTACACCAGCAACAATTGCTCGAAATCTCGTATGGTGATGGCTGTTGTTGGTGGCTCTGCATCCACACCCTCCATCAGCATGTCACGTATCATTGGACCCTTTAATATTCCACAA GTGAGCCACTTTGCCACTTGTGCCTGCTTGTCCAATAAGCAGCAGTACCCCAATTTTTTCAGAACTATCCCCAGTGACCAGTTCCAGGCTGAAGCACTGGCCAAGCTGGTGAAGCAGTTTGGCTGGACATGGATAGGTGCAGTCCGTTCAGATTCAGACTATGGAAATAATGGCATGGCATCTTTTCTGGCCACAGCGCACAAAGAGGGGATCTGTGTTGAATACTCTGAATCTTTCAATCGTTATCAACCACCTAGCAGGATCCAGAGAGTGGCTGATGTTATTCGCAG GTCCACAGCTATGGTTATTGTAGCATTTGTAGCTTTTGGAGACATGAGATTACTGCTGGAGGAGTTGTCTCGTGAGCTTTTGCCACCTCGCCAGTGGATAGGCAGTGAGGGCTGGGTAACTCACCTGGATGTACCAAGGTTCCCCATTTGTCGTGGAGCCATTGGATTTGGTATTCCTCAGTCTGTCATCCCAGGTCTGAGAGACTTCCTGCTGGATCTTTCTCCCACTAAAGTAGCAACCTCCCCAATACTTACTGAGTTCTGGGAGGATGTATTCAACTGCAGgctggaaaaaa GTGCCGTTACAGAGAAGAGATTGTGTGATGGAActgaagaaatacaaaaactcCGGAGTCCGTACACTGATACATCTCAGCTCCGCATCACCAACATGGTGTACAAAGCTATTTATGCTGTAGCTCATGCCATTCATAATGCTGTGTGTCAGGAGACAAATTCTACAACTCAGTGTGACAAACTCTCCAGGATGGACTCTAAACAG GTCCTCACTCAGctaaagaaagtaaatatttcccaaaatggATATCCTGTGTCATTTGATGCTAATGGGGATCCTGTGGCCGCATATGAGCTGGTTAACTGGCAGAAAAGTAAGAGTGGCAGCCTTGAGATAGTAACAGTAGGGTACTATGATGCATCACTACCAGTGGGCCAGGAGTTCCATATTAACAAGAACATCACCTGGATGGATGAAAGGATGCAG GTACcagtgtcagtgtgcagtgACAGCTGTCCTCCAGGAACTCATAAagtgctgcagaaaggaaaacccATCTGCTGTTATGACTGTATACCATGTCCTGAGGGAGAGATCAGCAATGctacag aTTCCCCAAATTGTTTCCTTTGCCCCAAAGAGTTCTGGCCAAATGCAGAAAGAGACACTTGCTTCCCAAAGCCCGTAGAGTTTCTTTCCTTCAGTGAGGTCCTAGGAATCATGCTGGCTGCATTCTCCATTGGTGGTGCCTGTCTGGCCCTTACAATAGCAATCGTATTCTTTCATCACAGAACCTCCCCGATTGTTAAggccaacaactctgagctgagcttcctgctgctcttctccttgactctgtgTTTCTTATGTTCATTAACTTTCATTGGAGCACCCTCTGAgtggtcctgcatgctgcgccacacagcatttgggatcacctttgtcctctgcatctcttGTGTTCTTGGGAAAACTATAGTTGTGTTAATGGCCTTCAAAGCTACACTTCCAGGTAGTAACATCATGAAATGGTTTGGTCCTCTACAGCAAAGACTGACTGTAGTGTCTTTCACAGTCATTCAAGTTCTAATATGTACAATTTGGTTGGTTGTTAGTCCTCCTTTTCCAATGAAAAACCTAATAACATACAAAGATAGAATCATCCTGGAGTGTGCATTAGGTTCAGCTCTTGGATTCTGGGCTGTGCTTGGGTACATAGGTCTActggctgtgttttgctttgtgttagcTGTTCTAGCCCGAAAACTACctgataattttaatgaagccaagtttatcaccttcagcatgttgatattCTGTGCAGTCTGGATCACCTTTATTCCAGCTtatgtcagctctcctgggaaaTTTACTGTGGCTGTGGAGATATTTGCCATTCTGGCCTCTAGTTTTGGActaatactgtgtatatttgctccaaagtgttttatcatcttGTTAAAGCCAGAGAAGAACACcaagaaacatttaatgaacaAAAATCAATACTAG